The sequence GCGAAAACATCGCGAACATCGCGAACAACGGAAACGCCTCGAACATCGCGAACATCGCGAACAACGTGTGTCGTCCTGAAAAAAGTTGACACATTTTGGTGGTAAACCTGGTATAGGTTTCCTGTTTTGTGTTGGTCCTGAATAAGGTTTACGTGCATCTCCTTATATTGGTTTTGAGTTTCACTCTCAGGCCGCGGCCTGAGAGTGAAAAGTTTTGGCCGGATAGTATTTCTTCCAGCGCTTCTTGAGCTCGCCGGTCCTGGCATGGGCCTCGGCCGGGGTGAGCATATCGATCGACAGATGCGGCCTCAGGTGGTTGTAGGTATTGACCGCCTGATCGATCTGCCGGGCCGCCTCGGAGAAGCTTTTGAAGCTTGTCCGGAGCAGTTCCTGTTTGAGAATGCCGTTGACGCGTTCGGCAATGGCGTTCTCCAGCGGGTCGCTCTTTTCGCTCATCGAGACCCGGATCTGTTTCCCGATCAGCTTCATGTACCGCGAGCTGTAGTATTGCAGCCCACGGTCCGAGTGGTGTATCAGCCCGTCGCGCTCCGGATTGTCCCTGAGTGCCATCCGCAGTGCCGCCGCCGGCCCTCTGGCCGTCAGGTCCTCGCTGAGGCAGTAGCCGACTATCTTTCGCGAGTAGGCGTCCGTGATCAGGCTCAGATAAGCAAACCCTTCCCGGACCCTGATATAAGTGATATCGCTGACCCACAATTGATTGCAGCGGGTCGGCTCGAAGCCCTTGCAAGATTCGGGAAGCTCTTCATCCAGAGGCCCGAAAACGTTGTCCTCGGACTTCGCCTCCTTCTCTTTCGGACCAGCATCGAATGCTCCCGCAAGAGGTCGTACAAAGCGTCGTGGCCGATCTCTACCGAGTGCTCGCGGGCAAACCCGCTCATCATGTGATGCAGCTTTCTTACACCGATCCGCTTTTGCTCCTTTCTCAGCCTTCCTACCTCCTGCAGCACGATCTCGGCTTCGAACGCCCTCTTCTCCACTCGCCGTTTCCCCTTGTAATATGCCTGTCTCGTATAGCCAAGCAGCCGGCAGGCCTCTCCCAGGCTTCTTCCCCTGCCGCTCTCTACCACTTTCCTCACCGCTTGGCCCCAGGTTTTTTTCTGATCGGTACCTCAAATCGATCTTCCGCGATGTCGATCATCGCATTCAGCAACTCGTTGTATAGCCGGGCCTCCTCAAGCTCCTTCCGCAGCCGCCTCACCTCCGCCGACCCGCCCCTAACCGCCGACCCAGAAGACCCCGATCCTCGGACCCTCTCTCCCCCATAACCTCCTTCCTCACTCGGCTCCCGGCCCCTTATCCATCTGTGTACCGTCGACGCCGAAACCCGGTATATCCTTGCCAACTCCCGCATCGATATCCCACCTCTCCGATACCTCTCAACTGCCTCTCTTATCATCTCTTCTTCTTGTTTCATCTGTTCCCTTTTACCTGTAAACCTATTTCAGGACAAGACAACGGAAACGACCCGATTGATATTGGTCTTTGGACTTCGGTCTTTGGGCTTTGATCTCCGGCTGCCAGCTACCTGCTGATCGCTGATCGATTTGCCCAACCGACCGTCGGCTATCGTCGACTTCCCTCCGACATTTGACCTCCGGGCACAGAGCTCCAGGTAACCTGGGCTGAGATCGCCTTTCCCGCAAAGATGAAAAGGCTCAAAGGGACCGCAAAGGCCGTTCTCCCGAAAATTGTCTGCTGTCCACTGTCCGTTATCCATCGCCAGATACCAGTCTCCATTTTCCGCATTGGCAAGCCCGCGGTAAATGGTGACCCGTGCGATCTGGAAGATATGGATGAAATGGAAGAAATGGAAAAAATGGAGGGAATAGACGGACGGTCGCTTAATACTATGTAATCATTCGCTCGCCTATTGAGAAACACAGGGCCTTCAAGTCACTATGTGCATCCTGCGGGACCTTAATTCACCCGCTTAGGCTTATAAAGCCCTGCCTTGCGGATGTCGATAAAATTGTTCGCTAAGCGCTGATCAAAACATCCGTACACCTATTATTCACGTTTTCAGTGATGCCGGATCCTGTCTGTTGGAGAAGAACGAAAGGACTTCAATTATTTGTTCGTCGTAATTGACTCGATAATACAGAGTGTTGAAACGCAAAACGACTGCTCGGCGGATTCCGCCTGCTTGGGCAGTCTCCGGATACATTAACGGATTTCGGGTGATGTGACTAAGCGTTGACTCGACCGCGTTGGCCAAGCGTGCGATCTCAGCGTCGGTAAAGTTCAATTGCAGATATTCGACTGCCTTTTCAAGTTCTTCGAGGGCGTGGTCGGTCCAGAGAATCCTATAACCACTTCTCATATTTCGCTCTCGCCTCGGAATGCGGTCTTAAACGTCCTGAATCCGCATCTTTGACACCAAGTGCGATCGATTCTTTTTCGGCCACGGATATTTCGTTCCACCAATCGCTAACGCTGTCGTCCCGAAGTTTCGATACCTTTTCTATCAGCGAAGGGTCATCGATCACCGATAGCCACTGAATCAGCTCGATCTTTCGTTCTTGTAAGTTTGTCGTCGCCATAGAGAAATCGTATCACACCTTGGCATCCTGCGGGCTGTCTATTACACGCTCCGATTTATAAAGCCCCGCCTCACGAATTCCGTCGATCATGCTCTGTAAATGTTGTTTGAAATTTGAATATATATTCTTTATGACCATGTCAGCCTGCCTCAAGCGTCACGAAAAAGACTTCGTCACCGGCATTAGTCGCACTTTTGCATAGTTCGCCAAACTCCAGCAAAAATCCGGCCAGGTCCATCCTGTTTATTTCCGTATCCTGCCATGCCCCTTCATCCCATGGTGCCGACGCATCTAGCAACGACTCATGTTCCCCTTTCCCGATACATTCTTTTAACTCCGAATTGACTTGAAAAAACTCCGATCCATCAGTAAGTCTGTGGCCTGTCGGAATGGACTCAAACTCTTCACTAAGGAATATCGTTGATAGAAAGTCTATGCGCTCGCGACTAGAGAGTCCCCCAACCACCGGCTTACCTTCTTCAAAACGGTCGAGTATGTCTGCTTCACTTCTCATCGCGATCAACTCGCCCGGCGAAGCGGTGAAAAAGTAGGTAAACATTTCTACGCTGTTGTTGTCGATTTCTTCGGGGTTTCTTTGATGTGGGACGCGTTTGTCCAGGCGGCGGTTTTGCCGGTGTTGGATATATAGACGTTGCGGACGATGCCATCACGGGGAAAGAGCCAAATGAGATTAACCCCAAACGTTTGTGTTGTCATAACGTTACTCCAGTTGCATTATACGCCAAAAAACCCAGTCGCTATCGCTCCCGGTTCTGACTTTAGATCTCCTCAAAATCAAGGACGACCTTGCCGCAGTTTCCTTCTTTGATGGCGGCGAAGCCTTTTTCGAAGTCTTTGTAGGAGTAGCGGTGGGTGATGACGGGAGAGATATCGACGCCGGCGTCGAGGAGGTTCGACATTTGGTACCAGGTCTCGTACATCTGGCGGCCGTATATGCCTTTGATGGTGATCATATTGAAGATAACGGTCTTCCAGTCAATGGCGAACTGTTCGGCCGGGATGCCGAGGAAGGCGATCTTGCCGCCGTGGAACATGTTGGCGAGCATGTCCTTAAAGGCGACGGGGACGCCGGACATCTCCATCCCAACGTCGAAGCCTTCTTTCATCCCAAGCTCTTTCTGGACGTCCTTGATCGATGTCTTGCTGACATCGACGGCACGCGTAACGTGGCCCATATTCTCGGCAAGCTGAAGCCGGAAGGGGTTTACGTCTGTGATAACGATGTTGCGGGCGCCGGCGTGTTTTGCGACCGCGGCGGCCATTATGCCGATCGGGCCGGCACCGGTGATGAGGACGTCTTCACCAAAAACTTCGAACTCAAGCGCGGTATGAACGGCGTTGCCGAAGGGGTCAAAGATCGCCGCTACGTCCAGATCGACGCCGGGCTTGTGCTTCCAGATGTTGGTGTGCGGAACAGCGATAAACTCGGCAAAGCCGCCGTCCATATTAACCCCGACTCCGCGCGTATTGGCGCACAAAGCCCGCCGCCCGGCCATGCAATGGCGGCAGCGGCCGCAGACCAGATGGCCCTCAACGCTGACAACGTCGCCGGCGGCAAAATCAACGACGTTCGAGCCGACATCAACTATCTCGCCGACAAATTCGTGGCCAATTATCGTCGGCACCGTGATGGTCGCCTGTGCCCAGGCGTCCCAGTTGTAAATATGGAGGTCCGTGCCGCAGATGCCGCCACGCTTCACGCGGATCATCACATCATTGATACCCATTGCGGGCTCGGGCACATCCTCTATCCAAAGACCGGGCTCGGCCTTGCTTTTAACAATAGCTTTCATTTATGATCTCACTTTACGGGGCCGAAAAGCCAATGATATCAGAGGTACGGACGCCGGTCGAAGGTCCGCACCGCGAACCGCGGCGGCCGATTCGGATATTTCCTTCTGTCCTGTATTTTCTCGCGCGACTTCGGTTATCCTTAGTGTTTATGTCTGATGCGAATCAACATATCGAAGCGGCGAGGACGGCATTTGCCGAGGCCTTTTCTCCGTTCGATTCACTTGACCTAAATGGCGGCGGCCTTGCCGACGCCGAGGCGAAGCTCCGCGAACTCGGCGAGCTAAAGGTCCGCCACACGGGCAAGAAATCTGCCCTCGCCGAGGCGAAAAAGATGATCGGGCGCGTCGCCCCGGAGGAGCGGTCCGACTTTGGCCAGGCGGTTCAGGCCGCCGAAAAGGAGATCACCGATCGGCTTGAAAAGGCCGAGACGGAGCTTAATGTATTCATCACGTCGGCTCGTATCGAACGCGAGCGGCTTGATGTGACGATTCCCGGCCGCCGGCCGCGGACCGGCCATCTGCACCCGATCACGATACTACGGCAAAAGATCGAGGACATCTTTGTCTCGATGGGCTACGCGATCGAGGACGACCGCGAGATAGAGACGGACTATTATAACTTCGACGCGCTGAACATCCCCGAGGGGCATCCTGCCCGCGAGTCGCAGGACACGTTCTACACGACCGGCGGCTTTGCATTGCGTTCGCAGACCTCGACCGTCCAGATCCGGGCGATGGAACGACGCGGCGTGCCGATCCGCATCATCGCACCGGGCAAGGTCTTTCGCCGCGATACGCCGGACATGACACACGTGCCGATGTTTCACCAGATCGAAGGCCTCTGCGTCGATAAAGGCATCACGATGGCGCACCTGAAGGGCACCGTCACCGAATGGCTCAAGCGGCTCTTCGGCGAGGACACCGTCACGCGTTTCCGCCCGTCGTACTTCCCTTTCACCGAGCCCTCGGCCGAGTTCGATTTCTCGTGCTTCGTGTGCCACGGAAGTGGAAGGGTGAGCAGCGAGCAGTCAGCAGTGAGCAGTGAGAAAGGCGAAGATGGCGGCGAACTGCTTACCGCTCACGGCTCACAGCTCACTGACAGGTGTCGGCCCTGCAAGGGCTCGGGCTGGATCGAGCTTGGCGGGTCGGGAATGGTCCATCCGAATGTGCTGCGTTCGTGCGGCGTCGATCCGGCAGTCTACTCGGGCTTCGCCTTCGGCTTCGGCCTCGAACGCATGGCCGCGATGATGTTCAACATCGACGACATCCGGCATATGTTCGAGAACGACGTGCGTTTTCTTGAGCAATTCCGGTAGAATCCGGCCTGGAAACCAAGCGAGCGGGGCGAGGAGGCATGAAATGTCCAAGTTATTCCGATCAAAAGCGGGTTTTGCAACAGCGGGGCTTTATTTGCTTGTTACATTGCCGTTTATTGCGGCGACGGCGGTGTTTTTTCTAGTCCGTTACTACAATAATAACCAGCCCGTTCCCCCGTTCGAGGAACCGCTCAGCATCGTCTCCTTTGCATTAACGCTGCCGTGGTCGATCGGCGTGACCATATTGGGGATAATCATCCACGGTGGGCAAGGGATGCATACGGGAAGACTCGTAATTATCATTGGTCTGGTTGTTTCGGCGATAATTAACGCCTTGATCCTCTATTTATTGGCATTTGGGGTGTCGAGCGCGGTTAAACACCTCTACAACGCCGGCAATCCGAAACCGAAACCGTAACCGCAATGTTCGCTGCGTGCTGGAACATTGCGAGACTTTAAAATATAAATGAACATCAGTTACAATTGGCTCAAAGAGCTCATCGATATCGACCTTTCTGCCGAGGAAACTGCGGCGGCTCTGACGCGCGTGGGGTTGGCGGTCGAGGGGATCCATCCGCATAAGGGCGACCTTGTTTTGGACATTGATCTTACGTCGAACCGCTCGGACTGCCTTTCGCATCTCGGTGTCGCCCGCGAGCTCGGTGTGATAACCGGACGGTCGCTCAAGGCTACGAGCGGGTCGGCGGCGGCGGGCGATGAGCTTGACGCGGTTCCCTTTCCTTCGGTTCTTGCGCCTGAGGTCGTGCGGGTTGATGCTCCCGAGTTTTGCAATCGCTTCACCGCCCGGGTGATCCGCGGCGTAAAGATCGGCCCTTCGCCTGAGTGGCTGGTCGATCGGCTTGAGGCTCTCGGTGAGCGTTCGATCAACAACGTCGCCGACATCACTAACTACGTAATGCTCGAGCTCGGCCAGCCGATGCACGCCTTTGACCTCGATAAGCTTGCCGAAAAGCGGATCGTCGTCCGCACCGCTCGAGCCGGCGAAACGATCACGACGCTGGACGAAATTGAGCGAACGCTCGATGAAACGATGCTCGCCATCTGCGACGCCGAACGGCCGGTTGCGGTCGCCGGTGTGATGGGCGGCATCGAAAGCGGCATCACCGAGACGACGACAAACGTTCTTCTCGAGGTCGCATATTTCAAACGCGAGAATATCCGCCAAACCTCGCGGAAACTCGGCCTCGCGACCGAGGCGAGCTATCGCTTCGAACGCGGCGTCGATATCGAAAACCTCATCCGTGCCTCGGACCGTGCGACGGAGCTGATCGTTCAGCTCGCCGGCGGTGAGGCCGCGGACATCGTCGACGTCTATCCCGAACGTCAGCCCGAGCGGACGGTTCGTTCGGCAGATGTCGCGTCGGCCGTCAAACGGCTCACTGGGCTCGATGTTGCGGCGGATGAATGTGAACGGATACTCTCGGCTCTCGGCATTGCCCGCATCGGCGATGGCGAATATACGTCGCCGACCTGGCGGCACGACATCGCCATCGAAGAAGATCTGGTGGAAGAGGTCGCCCGCCACGCGGGCTATGAGAATATCAAGGACGAGCTGCCGCCTGCCTTCGGTGCTGGCGAGTATCAGGCAAGCGAGGTTCGGAAACGCCGCCTCCGCGGTGCACTCGTCGAGCAGGGCTTTGACGAGGCCATCGCCTATAGCTTCATTGACGTCCGCCACGATGATCTTTTCGCAGCGGTCCCCGAGTTCCTTCGCGAAGGCGGCGAGGAGAAATTCGTTACGCTGAAGGATTCCGTCATCGAAGGCTCCGTTCGAATGCGGCCGACGCTTATCCCGGGCCTGCTCGGTGCTCTGCGGCTCAATTTGAACCACCAGCGACGCGACGTAAAGCTCTTCGAGATCGGCAAAGCATTTGCCGCTTCCGGAATGGGCGAACTCCCGACCGAGCGTGAGCTTTTCACGATCGCCGTGACCGGCGGCGAAGTCCATGAGGACCGGGCGATGCCCGCCCGACAGCTCGATCTTTACGATGCGAAAGGTGCGGTCGAGGCCGCTCTCGAGGCCGCCGGGGCCGCAGATTGTGACTACCGTCCAGCGGAGATCTCGCATTTGCGGGCCGGACAATCGGGCGAGGTCGTGAAAGATGGTCGCGTTGTTGGAACCTTTGGCCGGCTAAATGAGGAAATCGCAGCCAATTACAAGTTTAAGCAGCCTGTATATGTTGCGGAGCTCGATCTACAAACGATACTCGCGGAACCGAGCGAGCCGGCTGTTTACACGCCTTTATCGCGGTTTCCTGCGGTCGTACGCGACATTTCGTTTTTGGTCCCGCGTTCGCTGACCTTTGCGGAGATTCAAAGCTCCGCCATCGGAGCCGACGCAACGAACCTCCGGGCGGTCTCGTTCGTCGATATTTTTGAAGGCAAGGGACTTGCCGATGATGTCCGCTCGCTGACGATCCGGCTCGAATTTCGCAGCGATGAGCGAACGCTTACCGACGCCGAGGTCGATGCGGAGTATTCGGCCGTTCTTACAAAGCTCAAGCATGAGCTTTCACTGGAGCCTCGAACGTAGGCTTGAAACATACAACTTGCAGTTTGGTGAAAAAATTTGGATAATCATCGTCACGCGATCAGCCAAAACCTCTCACCTGGAGTCAATCGGATGAATGGTCTAACGGGAATGGAGAAATTCTCGCATCTCGAGGATAAGATTTACCTCACCATCGAGTTTGCAAAAAAACTTCGTGAAGAGAACGACAAGCTCGAAAAAGAGCTCGTTGACCTTCGCAGAGAAAAGCTCGGCTTTGACCGAGAGCGGATGCGGCTCGAGGAAAAGATCGAATCGCTGCTCACCGAGCGCGATGCGATCCAGCTCAAGGTCGAGGCCATGCTTGAGGCAATGACGATACTCGATACCGAGGTTGCCGCTGCGGTCGGGAGGGTTCAGTGATGGCTGTCGGGCGTGAGGACGGAGGTTCGGCCGAGCAGGCGATCCGCGTCGAGATATACAATCAGACGTACAGCATTCGCTCGGATGGCGACAACGAGTATATCCAGAAACTCGCTGACTATGTCGATTCGAAAATGCGGGACATCTCTTCCGGAACGCTCACTGTCGATTCGCTCAAGGTGGCGATCCTCGCCGCTCTTCACATCGCCGACGAACTCCATCAGCATCAACATCAGAACCAGCAGACCGATGCTCAGCTTGCCTCGCGAAGTGCCGAATGTTCCGAAATGCTCGACCGGATTTTGAAGCACAAAGACATCGTTCCGCAGGAGCTCGAGTCGGACCGTTCGATGTAGTTTACTCGCCGCTTTTTTTACCTTCGTATTTCTTTATTTCCACTTCCCTGAGTGCTATAGTTTTTCTAGGCGGCGAGCAATGACTGCCTAGTGCGTCACCAAGCGCAACTATAATTGAGCCAACACTTGAATTGAGGGAGGCTGATGCCGATTTCAGTGCGGCCCCCTACGCGGGAAGCCGCCGGAGGATGAGGCTTCGATGCATCGAAAGATGCAGAAGGCCACCCACCTGTTAAAAGCAGGTTCAATTCATGCGTTTGGAACGGCTCAGGCGGTCGCTCGCTGCCTTTACTTTTCTAAGAGGGTTTGTTCGGCCGCTGCGGCCTCGCTCTCAAGCTCCAACCTGATTTCTTCCGTAGCCTGTGCTTCCTGCAGTGCGAGAGGCAATTCAGATGAACGAGCCGAGAGCCGCTTCATCGCGAGCTCGGTTCCGGCGAGGCTGCCACCGCGAAGCACCGCCGCCTCGATCATCTGCAAGCGGGCCTCGGCCTCGCCGAGCATTCCCTGGGCGTCGGCGTTGATCTTGCCGATCTTGTCCGCGTCTTTCCTTATCGATTCGAGAAACTCTGACTGTCGCTCGGTCTTTAGCTGGCGGAGTTTTGATTCGCGGCGTTTTGTTTCACTAAGTTTCTTGCGCGTGGCCCTTATTACACGCGTCGCGGTCAATCGCGAGGCAAGCGTTTCGCGATAGGCATCGGCAAGCAACGGTTCATTCCGCTCCATTTCCTTGAGGGCACGCTTCTCTTGGGGTTTGAGCTCGTGGCGGAACCACTCGACCTCGTTCGCCTTTATGCCGTCAACGGCGATCATTTCCCTGATCTCCGCTCGCCACCGCGAATATTTATATCCAAAAATACCCGAAAGTATCGCTCCTTTGAGAAAACCGATCGCAGTTATCAGGAATCCAAAAAACAAGATCGTAGCCGCGACCGGAGGCGAAGAGGCGAACAAAACAAAAAGAATTGCAGAGACGATGACGGGAAGCAGCGTCAAAACGACCGGCGAGGCAATGGCCGCAAGCCGCAAGTTTCGCCCGCGTGCAAGCTCGCGCGGCTCGATATCGTATTTTACCGGAAGTTCGCTCATTCCCGATTAACTTTACAAACACTGCCGTTCTAATTCAAACTAAGGCCTGTAAAGATGAGCAAGGAACGAAATGGTTTTGCGTTTAATGATGTGCGGCCGCGGGTGGCGGTGCTGTTCACCTTCGTTCTGATCGCCTCGGGCTTTCTCACCGCACAGGCACAGGACCCGCAAAACAGTCAGGCGAGAACCGTTTCGATCCCGATCTCGATCTACACTCAGCAGGAACTCCGCACCGGGCAGCAACAGGAACTGGTCGAGGTCGATCAGTTGCTCGTTCGCGAGAACGGTATGGACCAGACCATCCTTTCGATCCGCAGCATCGACGAGGCTCCGTTGGCCCTTGCCGTGCTGATTCAAGACGACCTTGCGACCGAGTTCAATCTGCAATTAAAAGATGTTGCCAGCTTCATACGCGGGCTTCCGAAAGGCTCGCGTGTGATGGTCGGATATCTTCGTTCCGGAACGATCCAGATCCGGCAGAGATTTACGACAGACCTCGAGAAAGCGGCAGGGGCTCTCAGGATAGTCGCGTCGAGTACGGCCGTTTCGCCCCGCAGCCCCTATGACGGCGTCCTCGACGCACTCAAACGCTTTGATTCGCTGCCGGCCGGACGCCGGGCGATCCTTATGGTTTCGGACGGTGTTGATGCTTCGCAAGGCTTTTTCGGCGCTACGCCGAGCCAGAGCGTTGACCTCGACCGAGCGATCTTTAACGCACAGCGAAAAAGTGTTTCGGTCTTCTCGATCTATTCTCCGACAGTTTTGACGGACAATCGAAACACGCAGCTTGCCTTATTTGGCCAGGGTTCGCTTGATCGGCTCGCGAAGGAAACCGGCGGCCGTGCATTCTTTCAGGGCCAGATCGCTCCGATCAACTACGACCCGTTCTTCCGTGAGCTCAAGCTTCTGCTCGACAGGCAGTTTCTGCTCACCTATCTCTCTACAAATACAAAAAAGGGCTTTTATCGTCTTGATGTAATAAGTACGAATCCGGACGTCCGCATCGTTCATCCAAAGGGCTACGTTTACCGTTAATTATTTGACCGCGCGTTTGCAGATCGGGCAAACCGGAACATCCTCTTTCAAAAGAAGTCCGATCCAGAAAAACACTACCGTGAACAAGAGTAGGGTTCCGAAGACGATCCAGCCCGCGGTCGAAATGCGCCGTTCGTTCACGGGCAGAAAGTGTGTGCCGCAGAATGGGCATCGGTAGTTGCCCGAAAGGTCTTTCGGCCCGGTGTAGGCGAGGGCTCCGGCGTGAGGAGCTAAATGGGTCTCAAGAAGTGGCGAGGTTCGCTGTTTGTAGTCAAGACTGACGGTCCGTCCTTCGGCTTGGGTCTGGTACTCGTCCGTCTTCCAGGCATACGGCCGCGGCGGAGCCTGGTCGAAATCAACCTCTTGCCGCAGAGCCATCCTCGCTCCGCAAAATCGGCAGAACTGGCTTTCATCGGCATTTGTTTTGCCGCAATTTTGACACTGGATCACAACCTTAGCTACGAGCAACTATGAACCGAGGTTCCCGCCACGTTCAAAAGCGAATGCGTTCACCGCTACGGATGGCAGTATACACCGATTCGACCAACTCGACCGACCGAAATCCGTCATCGGCGGTCACGGGCGGCTCGCTGCCGGACAGTATCGAATCGATAAAAGCCCGATCTTCCTGAACGTATCCCCAACGCTCCTCTTTCTCGGTCATATGAAAAGAAAGCGTTTCAAAGTTGGCGTCCATTCCGCGTGAATCGAGAAGCCGCTCCATTTCTTCGGTCATTATCGTTCGGTGGTGACAGAAGACCTCGATCCGCTCGAACGGAAAATGCCAGCTCGCGTCCGACGAAGATGCGAACGTGCAGTGAAAGCCGTTCTTAAACTTGAAGATGATCGAAAATTCATCAAGCTCCGGATATTCGTGCTGCGACCCGTAGGCTACAAGCTCTTCGATCTCGCCGAACTGGAACCGCATCATATCGAAGAGGTGGATGGTCGTCTCATAAAGAAAGCCGCCGGTCACATTCACATCGCCGGTCCAGACCGGATTCTTCAGCTCACCGCGGTTCATCTTTATGTGGGCAGAGTGGGCCGTGTCGTTACCGAGCAGCTCCTTCAGCGTCGCATAGACCGGTGCAAAGCGGCGATTGTGCCCGACCTGAAAGACGCCCTTGCCGTTGAGAGCCGCGTCGCGGAGTTCGCTCGCGTCTTCAATGCCGATAGCGAAAGGCTTTTCGCAAAAGACATGCTTCCCTTCCGCGATAGCGTGCAAGGCGATCTCTTTGTGCGTCTTGTTCGGTGAGCATACAAGAACAGCGTCGCAGTTCTCCATCAGCTCATCACGCGACGAGCAGACCTTGCCGCCGATGCTCTTGGCGGTACGCTCCGCCCGCTCCGGGACGATATCGTACAACGCCGAAACCTCAACACGCTCATCGCGCGTATAAATCCGCCCGTGAACATTGCCGATATACCCGGTTCCAACGATTCCAATTCGAACTTTACTCATTATATTTCCGACAACGGATCAGCACTGATTCCCACAGATTCTGATCGATTCTCCGACAAAACGATCCGTGAAGATCCGCGAAAATCCGTTGTAAACCTTCCTACCAAATTCCTCCGGCGGCGTATTTGCCCAGCCCAAGTGCCTTTTCGGCGGCTTCTTTCGCCTCTTTTGCGACGACGAACGGATCGCGCTCCCAATATTCGGGGCGAAAGATCTCAACGCTCGCCGGGCCTTCGTAGCCGATCTTGTCTAGTGTTTCTTTCATCTTTGCGATGGGCAAAACACCTTCGCCGGGATATAGCCGCTTTGAGTCGTTCAATTCGTCCTTCGGCAGATCTTCGGCACCGTTGATGTGAAAAATGAAGAGCTTTTTCGGGTCGAGGCTCTCGAGCGCTTCCCAAGACGAGCTCCCGGCATAGAAATGATACGTGTCTATGACATTTCCGACGCTTTCGCGCCCGACCAGATCGACGATCTTGCTGCCGAGATCGAGCGTCGTCACCGAATTCCCTGCCTCGCCCAGAAACTCAAAACCGAGCTTGATGCCGTGCGGTTCGGCAATATCTGCCAGTTCATTCAAGACGCGGACCGATTCCGCGATCGTCTCTTCGTCGGTCTTCGGCCCCTGCCGCAATGCACCGGGCACGGAGAGAACATACGGGCAACCGATCGCCGCTGAAATGGCCGAGAGCTTTTCGCACTCGGCTTTGATCGCGGCGTAGTCCTCGTCCGAACGCCAAGTAATATGCTCAAGCGTGTTGATCGAAAGAACCTCAACGCCAGTCTCCTTTAGCAGCCCGATCAGGTCTTCAACCGAGTGCACGTCAAGATAGTCGTAAAGCTTATTCGAACG comes from Acidobacteriota bacterium and encodes:
- a CDS encoding sugar phosphate isomerase/epimerase; translation: MRLAINGATTMTADLETDIRSAAAAGFEMVELRSNKLYDYLDVHSVEDLIGLLKETGVEVLSINTLEHITWRSDEDYAAIKAECEKLSAISAAIGCPYVLSVPGALRQGPKTDEETIAESVRVLNELADIAEPHGIKLGFEFLGEAGNSVTTLDLGSKIVDLVGRESVGNVIDTYHFYAGSSSWEALESLDPKKLFIFHINGAEDLPKDELNDSKRLYPGEGVLPIAKMKETLDKIGYEGPASVEIFRPEYWERDPFVVAKEAKEAAEKALGLGKYAAGGIW
- a CDS encoding Gfo/Idh/MocA family oxidoreductase; the encoded protein is MSKVRIGIVGTGYIGNVHGRIYTRDERVEVSALYDIVPERAERTAKSIGGKVCSSRDELMENCDAVLVCSPNKTHKEIALHAIAEGKHVFCEKPFAIGIEDASELRDAALNGKGVFQVGHNRRFAPVYATLKELLGNDTAHSAHIKMNRGELKNPVWTGDVNVTGGFLYETTIHLFDMMRFQFGEIEELVAYGSQHEYPELDEFSIIFKFKNGFHCTFASSSDASWHFPFERIEVFCHHRTIMTEEMERLLDSRGMDANFETLSFHMTEKEERWGYVQEDRAFIDSILSGSEPPVTADDGFRSVELVESVYTAIRSGERIRF